A stretch of Triticum aestivum cultivar Chinese Spring chromosome 1D, IWGSC CS RefSeq v2.1, whole genome shotgun sequence DNA encodes these proteins:
- the LOC123182086 gene encoding probable magnesium transporter NIPA4 — translation MRGERLGSWVVSYTGMSADNIKGLLLAVSSSLFIGASFIVKKKGLKKAGASGVRAGVGGYSYLLEPLWWIGLITMVVGEIANFAAYAFAPAILVTPLGALSIIISAVLARIILREKLHIFGVLGCVLCVVGSTTIVLHAPAEREIESVAEVWDLATEPGFLLYAAIVLTAAFVLIFHFVPQYGQTHIMVYIGICSLFGSLSVMSVKALGIALKLTFSGMNQLVYPQTWFFTLVVIACIVTQMNYLNKALDTFNTAVVSPIYYTMFTSLTILASVIMFKDWDRQNPTQIVTEMCGFVTILSGTFLLHKTKDMVDGLQQNLPIRIPKHADEDAYESEGIPLRSAADRIPLRSPRGTEGIPLRSAADGIPLRSSSRGTESFRSTS, via the exons ATGCGCGGGGAGCGGCTGGGGAGCTGGGTGGTGTCCTACACCGGGATGTCGGCGGACAACATCAAGGGCCTGCTGCTGGCGGTCTCCTCCAGCCTCTTCATCGGGGCCAGCTTCATCGTCAAGAAGAAGGGCCTCAAGAAGGCCGGCGCCTCCGGCGTCCGCGCAG GTGTTGGTGGCTACTCTTACCTGCTTGAGCCACTGTGGTGGATAGGACTGATAACAA TGGTTGTTGGGGAAATCGCTAACTTTGCTGCGTACGCTTTTGCCCCTGCTATCTTGGTCACTCCACTTGGCGCACTTAGCATAATTATTAG TGCTGTTCTTGCACGTATCATTTTGCGGGAGAAGCTGCACATATTTGGTGTACTCGGATGTGTTCTTTGTGTCGTGGGTTCGACAACAATTGTGCTACATGCCCCTGCAGAACGTGAAATTGAGTCTGTGGCAGAAGTATGGGATCTTGCTACTGAACCAG GATTTCTACTTTATGCAGCCATTGTGCTCACAGCAGCTTTTGTGCTCATATTCCATTTTGTCCCACAGTATGGTCAGACACATATTATGGTGTATATTGGTATCTGTTCTCTTTTTGGGTCTCTGTCG GTCATGAGTGTCAAAGCTCTTGGGATAGCCTTGAAGCTGACGTTTTCAGGGATGAACCAGCTAGTCTATCCACAAACATGGTTCTTCACACTTGTTGTGATTGCATGCATAGTAACACAGATGAACTATCTGAACAAG GCCCTTGACACATTCAATACTGCAGTTGTTTCGCCCATTTATTATACGATGTTTACTTCGTTGACCATTTTGGCTAGTGTAATAATGTTCAAG GACTGGGATCGTCAAAATCCGACTCAAATTGTCACGGAAATGTGTGGTTTTGTTACTATCCTTTCTGGGACGTTTCTGCTTCACAAGACAAAAGACATGGTGGATG GTCTCCAACAGAATTTACCTATCCGAATTCCTAAACACGCGGATGAGGATGCGTATGAATCTGAAGGAATTCCTCTCAGGTCTGCTGCTGATAGGATTCCTCTCAGGTCACCGAGGGGCACCGAAGGAATTCCTCTCAGGTCTGCCGCCGACGGCATTCCGCTCAGATCATCATCGAGGGGCACAGAATCGTTCCGCTCGACATCATGA